In Desulfofustis limnaeus, the genomic stretch CTGACCGGTGAGGATGTTGTGCAGGAGTACGAAAGGGTCCTGAGGCAACGGGAGCCGCTGTATCGCGACGTGGCCGATCGGATAATCGATTGCGACGCTCTTGACAGCGATCGTATCGTTTCCGATATTATGAAGATATTGGTTTTTTCATGAGCTCAATGGAGTAGTCCGAGTGAACTCCCGATCCGGGATCATTTCCGCACCTCGATGTCCTGTTGCCGATGCGGCTCCACGTCGAGATGTGGTGAATACGAGGTGGCGGTGAAGGATCAAATCGAATCCATCTGGATGCTGGCCCGGGAATACGGGGAGATCGCTGGCGCCGGTGGGGTCAAGGACGTGGTTGCCCAACTCTCCAAGGCGCTGGCCCGCGGCGGTAAACGGCAGGTGCAGGTGATCTTGCCCTGCTATGGCTTCATCTCTCCGAGCGCTTTGGGATTCTCGCTTCTCGCCGATCCTCTGCGGCCCGATCAGCCATTGACGTATGAAGTGGCAATGAACTATGTGGGCCAAGAACGGGTCGAGCGGGTCCGGGTCTGGCATCGGGTTCAGGATCGGGTGCAGCTGCATCTGTTGGAAGGCGAACGATTCCTCGAAAAAGGGGGGGTTTACACCTATACCCGGCAGGAACAGCAACGGGAGTCCTGGAAAACCCAGGGAGCTGGACATTACGACTATTTTGCCATGAACATCCTGCTGCAGAAGGCAGCACTCGACCTGCTCATCCTGCTTGGCGAGCGGCCGCAGATCATCCACTGCCACGATGGCCATACCGCGGTGACACCGGCACTGATGCGCGAATGTTCCGGCTATCGCCATTATTTCCGGTCCACGGCGGCGGTGGTGACGATTCATAATGCCGGTGTGGGCTATCATCAGGAGGTTTCCGATCTTCCTTTTGTACAGGCGATTACCGGGTTGCCATGGCGGGTGGTACGGGGATCCTGCCTCGACCACAGCTTTGATCCCTTCATTGCCGCCGGCAGTTACGCCTCGCTGTCCACGGTGAGTGATAATTATGCCCGGGAGCTGCAGGAATCGGATCATGACTATCTCACCGGCTGGCTCGGGCACCGGCTGCGTGACCGGGGGGTGGCGATCAGCGGCATCACCAACGGCATTGATCCGTCCGGTTTTGATCCGCGCTTTCCCGATCGGGCCGGAATCGCCGCTGCCTACGACCTGACTGACGACACTGATGACTTGAGCGGCAAGCGAGTTTGCAAGCGTGAGTTGCTGCAGGTCCTGGTGGAACCGGCCGAGCCGGATGACGACAGCCGGGTCGGATTTCTTACCCACGACGAGGAGGCCCCGCTCTTTACCTTCATTGGCCGGCTCAGTGATCAGAAAGGGGTCGATGTGCTGGTGGACGCCATGCGGCTGTTTCTCGCCGGCCCCAACCCGGCACGGTTCGTCTGTTTCGGCAGCGGCGGAGAGCGGGAGGAGTCAGCGTTGGCGGCAGTGGCACAGCATCCGGATTACCACGGACGGGTCTGTTTTCTCCGGGGATTCGATCCACAGCTTGCCAACAGGATCTATGCTGCCGGTGATTTCTTCGTTATTCCATCGCGCTATGAACCATGCGGGTTGACTGATTATATCGCCCAGCTGTTCGGCAACCTGCCGGTCGTGCACCACGTGGGTGGCCTGGTCAAGGTGATCGATGGGGAGACCGGATTTGCCTACCAGGACAACACGCCGGAACAGTGTGTCGAGGCGTTGTTCCGGGCCCTGAAGACTTACGGGCAGCGGCCGCTGTTGCGGCAGATGCAGAAAAATGCGGTGGACAAGATCTACCGGCACCATACCTGGGCCGAGGTGAAAAAGGACTATCTCTCCCTCTACCGGGAGACTCGTTCACAATTGCTGCGCCAATCGCGCAGATAAGATAAACGCAGCCGTCCGCCGGGTTGCCCGGCGAACGGAGCAAAGGAGGTAGATGATGACTATTCGCATCGGGATTAACGGGTTTGGTCGGATCGGCAGGACCATGTTCAGAGCGATTGGTGCCGATCCGCTGTTTCGGGATATCGAGGTAGTGGCGATCAACGACCTGACCGACAACCAGACGCTGGCCCATCTGCTCAAATACGATTCGATCATGGGGGTGTCTCCGCAGGAAATTGTTGCTGACGATCAGGGGATCATGGTTGACGGACGACACATCGCAGTAACCAGTCACCGCAATCCAGCCGATATTCGCTGGGGTGATCTTGGAGTTGACTACGTTGCCGAATGCACCGGCATTTTTCGTGATGCGGACGCGGCAGGAGCGCATATCGACGCAGGAGCCAAGAAAGTTGTTATTTCCGCGCCGGCCAAGGGGAATGTCAAGACCTTCGTGATGGGGGTCAACGAAGACGAATACGACCCTACGACCCACCATGTGGTGTCCAATGCCTCCTGTACCACCAATTGTCTCGCACCGGTGGCCAAGGTCATCCTGGATCGCTTCGGTATCAAGCGAGGGTTGATGACCACTGTGCACTCCTACACGGGTGATCAACGGTTGCTGGATTTTCCGCACTCCGACCTGCGCCGGGCCCGGGCAGCGGCGTTATCGATGATTCCCACCAAGACCGGTGCGGCAGCTGCCGTTTCACTGGTTATTCCCGAACTAAAAGGTAAATTCGACGGTCTCGCGGTGCGGGTTCCGACCCCGACGGTGTCGTTGGTGGATGCCGTCATGGAGGTGGAACAGGAAACAACGGTGCCGGAAGTCAACCAGGCTTTGCAGGAGGCGGCCAACCGCTACCTCGGATACACCGATCTGCCTCTGGTTTCGATCGACTTCCAGGGTGATCCCCACTCTTCCATTGTCGACGGACCATCCACCAAAGTGATCGGCTCAACGGTCAAGGTGATGAGCTGGTACGACAATGAGTGGGGCTATTCGAACCGGATGCTCGATCTCATTCTGCACATGGAGTCCCGACGGCCCTTGTGATGACCACTACACATGACGATGGGGGATGGCTGCGTTCCGGTAACGGCTCCGCTGGCCAAAGCCACATCGATTCGGATGCCTTGAAGGCGAACCTGCTGGAGACGGCGGAAGAGGTCGAAATACGGGCGGAGTTCCTGCCCTTGCTCGATGCTGTAGCCGCCTTTCGCGGTGTTCACGGACAACTGGAGAGCCTACTTTACGAAATCTGTCACCCGTATCGCAACTGGCAACTGATTTTACCGCTGCTCCGCGGCTTTATCCTGAAAAATTACCATCACTATCGCAAGGGTGATGCCGGCCCGGCCTCGTTTCGCCTCTTTTCCGGATTGTTGTTTGAGGCTCTGAGAGATTCTCTGAAAAACCCGGCCTTGCTCAGCCAGATCTTCGAGGCTCAGTGGGCCTGGCTGGACAAGCTTGTGTCGCAGTTGGAGACCGAGGAACTGGAGCGGTTCGGCGCGGTCATCAACGAATTGTTGCTCCAGTTGGTGACTCTGGATGAAACCGATGATGACTTTCTGATGCATTTGGTGCACGGCCAGCAATCGGTGAAGCGGGTCATCAATCGGTTGCTCCACCTCTGCGAACGGTCATTTGTTCGGCTTGATCTGGGTCCGATGGGGCGCTTTCTACGCCTGTTCCTTCGGAAGAACTACGATTACTGGTTGAGTGAAGACGACCCGCTTCCCTGGTTCCTGGAACGGTGCCAACTGACAGCCGATGATTTTCATAAGCAGCAGGTGTTTTCCGCCATCTCCCACGAGGTGATCCGCGGCTATCAAAATCAATTACAGGCCATCGAGAGTGAACAAAGCGATAGCGAATCCGCGGTCAGGAGGCTTCTCGAACTGCCGTCGCACATCGATATCGTCCGATTTTATAAGGAGGTTCCTGCCCATCTCAGCGGTATCGACGTCAACGCGGCCAGCGGCCAGATCCAGGGTTCCGATGCCGCCGCAGTCCTGGCCGAGAACCATAAGCTGTTGTTCATGTTTAAAATCATGGACACCCATGGATTGCATCTCATCCATGAGGAGACCTTGCGGGAGATCAACCGCAGCCTGGTTATCCTGGTCAGGCAACAGAGTTTTGAGGAAATCGAGGAGTTCCTGCTGACCGCCTTTCAACTGCTCAAGGCAAACGTCAGAAAATATCCGCACACCTCCTTGCAATGCATTCAGGTTCTCGGTGGCGAGGTCTTCCGACGCGGCAACAGCCGCATGGTGGAGGCATTTCTCTGGGGTGTGGTGCGCTTTGGTTTTCAACCGGCCAACGTCACCGGGGTCGATGAAAACTGGCAACCGATCATCAATCCTGCCCATTTGAGCAACATCAGGGTGTGGCTCAATCTGATCATGCAGGAGCCGAAATGGTGCGCCACGTTGTTCTCGGCCCTCATCATCCATCTTCGGTTGACCGGCACCTGCGTCAAGGACACCGATCTGTTTCAGCGCGATATTACCCAACTCCTCAACCATCAGATAGAGCCCATCTATAACTTGACCAAACAGTTTACCAAGTTGATGCCCGTTTTTTTTAACGAAATCGGGGCAGAAGGTGAGCTGCGAGACGTGTCGACAGCCCTCGACGAGACACACCGCCGCAAAGACGTGCTGATCCATTTTCTGCGCAAGCAGAGCCATGTGGAGAGTTCCAACCTGATTGTCGACTTTATCCGGGCCATCTTCAAGTTTTGGAAGACCAAAAATACCGACATCTTGTTGCCCTACGTCCCTCCCGAGGTCTATAGCCGAGTCAAGATCCAGGGACCGTTTATCGATGAACAGGTAGTGCTGGCGGAGCGGGTTATCAAGGAATTCTCCCTGGCCCAGGTGGACGATATCCTCCACATCCGCCAGGATGATCTGCAGCGTTTTCTCGATCGGCAGGAGGACTGCAGCGGCGAAGAGCGAGGCCGGTACGCTTTGTTGGTGCGGATGTTCAAGCTGCTCCACAAGAAATACAATCTCGGTTTCCAGGAACTTCGTTCAGAGTTGCAGCAGGCTTCCCGGGAAGGCTTTCCCCTGATGGAGGAGTTGCTGAACAAACTTGACGATCGCGACATCGAAGGGGTGGTGGAGTCGATTCTTGACGCGCTGGAGCACCTGCGTGAAGACATCCTGGCCGACCAGCAATTCACCGCCCGGGAGGAGATCTATTACAAGCGCCATATTGCCGTCGATATCCCGTCGGTCTACGGACGCTATCGTGAACGAAAATTCGACAGCCTGTCCCTTACCTTCCGCCTGGAGAACCTGGCCAACATCTATCTGGAGATGTTGCCGGATACGGTGAATCTTTCCTTTATCACCAAGGCCACTTTTTACGTCATCGCTCGTTGTTTGAAGCTGTATCGTCGAGCCCTTCATGTGGACGGCATCGCCTCGCGCAAGCTGGACACTTACCTGGCGTTGCTTACCTCGTCGCTGCAGATCAGACGTTTCAGCTACACCCAGTATC encodes the following:
- a CDS encoding glycogen synthase, with the translated sequence MKDQIESIWMLAREYGEIAGAGGVKDVVAQLSKALARGGKRQVQVILPCYGFISPSALGFSLLADPLRPDQPLTYEVAMNYVGQERVERVRVWHRVQDRVQLHLLEGERFLEKGGVYTYTRQEQQRESWKTQGAGHYDYFAMNILLQKAALDLLILLGERPQIIHCHDGHTAVTPALMRECSGYRHYFRSTAAVVTIHNAGVGYHQEVSDLPFVQAITGLPWRVVRGSCLDHSFDPFIAAGSYASLSTVSDNYARELQESDHDYLTGWLGHRLRDRGVAISGITNGIDPSGFDPRFPDRAGIAAAYDLTDDTDDLSGKRVCKRELLQVLVEPAEPDDDSRVGFLTHDEEAPLFTFIGRLSDQKGVDVLVDAMRLFLAGPNPARFVCFGSGGEREESALAAVAQHPDYHGRVCFLRGFDPQLANRIYAAGDFFVIPSRYEPCGLTDYIAQLFGNLPVVHHVGGLVKVIDGETGFAYQDNTPEQCVEALFRALKTYGQRPLLRQMQKNAVDKIYRHHTWAEVKKDYLSLYRETRSQLLRQSRR
- the gap gene encoding type I glyceraldehyde-3-phosphate dehydrogenase codes for the protein MTIRIGINGFGRIGRTMFRAIGADPLFRDIEVVAINDLTDNQTLAHLLKYDSIMGVSPQEIVADDQGIMVDGRHIAVTSHRNPADIRWGDLGVDYVAECTGIFRDADAAGAHIDAGAKKVVISAPAKGNVKTFVMGVNEDEYDPTTHHVVSNASCTTNCLAPVAKVILDRFGIKRGLMTTVHSYTGDQRLLDFPHSDLRRARAAALSMIPTKTGAAAAVSLVIPELKGKFDGLAVRVPTPTVSLVDAVMEVEQETTVPEVNQALQEAANRYLGYTDLPLVSIDFQGDPHSSIVDGPSTKVIGSTVKVMSWYDNEWGYSNRMLDLILHMESRRPL
- a CDS encoding PEP/pyruvate-binding domain-containing protein codes for the protein MTTTHDDGGWLRSGNGSAGQSHIDSDALKANLLETAEEVEIRAEFLPLLDAVAAFRGVHGQLESLLYEICHPYRNWQLILPLLRGFILKNYHHYRKGDAGPASFRLFSGLLFEALRDSLKNPALLSQIFEAQWAWLDKLVSQLETEELERFGAVINELLLQLVTLDETDDDFLMHLVHGQQSVKRVINRLLHLCERSFVRLDLGPMGRFLRLFLRKNYDYWLSEDDPLPWFLERCQLTADDFHKQQVFSAISHEVIRGYQNQLQAIESEQSDSESAVRRLLELPSHIDIVRFYKEVPAHLSGIDVNAASGQIQGSDAAAVLAENHKLLFMFKIMDTHGLHLIHEETLREINRSLVILVRQQSFEEIEEFLLTAFQLLKANVRKYPHTSLQCIQVLGGEVFRRGNSRMVEAFLWGVVRFGFQPANVTGVDENWQPIINPAHLSNIRVWLNLIMQEPKWCATLFSALIIHLRLTGTCVKDTDLFQRDITQLLNHQIEPIYNLTKQFTKLMPVFFNEIGAEGELRDVSTALDETHRRKDVLIHFLRKQSHVESSNLIVDFIRAIFKFWKTKNTDILLPYVPPEVYSRVKIQGPFIDEQVVLAERVIKEFSLAQVDDILHIRQDDLQRFLDRQEDCSGEERGRYALLVRMFKLLHKKYNLGFQELRSELQQASREGFPLMEELLNKLDDRDIEGVVESILDALEHLREDILADQQFTAREEIYYKRHIAVDIPSVYGRYRERKFDSLSLTFRLENLANIYLEMLPDTVNLSFITKATFYVIARCLKLYRRALHVDGIASRKLDTYLALLTSSLQIRRFSYTQYLDIFRGLSEGVKDVIYAYYTNIHQNNLSLIIPQIGRDNLLPRYRALYNDAEMANTVHSLSEAFFRDLIASSFGLQHLDNFILRVIQTLENQREILDETTLDLLMTYNPEKAISLLDSINPYTHDLIHLGNKGFNLVTLTEDKQPVPPAFVITTEVFRCREVIFDFPKARQELMRQIRAALTHVEQQTGLVFGAPERPLMLSVRSGAALSMPGMMATIHNVGQNMELVEEYVALHGNEYFAWDNYRRFLQSWAMVSGVEREAFQELMNEAKARYNVNLKRQFTSEQMKELALKYQKLVRRQGLGIPDDPWLQLIGAVEMVLDSWDNQKAKDYRRIMDVSSDWGTAVIVQAMVFGNRSEGAGSGVLFTAHPYRKVQRVALWGDYAYGDQGEDIVSGLVTSHPISVEQADLDGRPRHETLELKFPKIYRRLLSISRELVYEKRWNAQEIEFTFESPEPEHLWLLQTRDMITIKQKEHLSVFVDTEQLGASVLGKGIGVSGSALAGRAVFTEEDIAKLRTEKPNTPLILIRQDTVPEDITVISQTDGLLTSRGGQTSHASVVAVRLEKTCVVGCRQLRVYERYCEINGQRINFGDHVSIDGRSGTVLKGFHPIREEMHILPI